AACGGCGATGTCGGGGAACACCAGGTCATCCTGCATGAGCTGCAGTGCGCTCAGGTTGGCGGTGTACTCATCCGCCGGCCCGCTGCGCGCCTTGTCGATCAGCGCCTGCATTTCCGGCGGCGTCGGGCCCTGGCGGCCCGGCCTCGGCATCAGATAGAACAGCGGGTCCGCCTGATAGGCGTACTCGTTGGTCATGATCTCGTAGTTCGCCTTGTTCTGCTTGTCGAGCCAAACGGCCGTCTGGTTTGCCTCGATGGTGACGCGGATGCCGATCTGGGCCAGGTTCGTCTTCACGATCTCGGCGAAACGGTCCAGATAGGTCGCGTAACCGGCGAGGTGGTTGAGGGTGATATCGATACCGTCCGGATAACCGGCCTTGGCGAGCAGTTCCTTGGCCTTGGCGATATCCTGGCGGTGGTACTTCAGCTCCGAAAGGGCCGGTGCCCAGGAGTAGGCCGAAGGGATCTGCATGGCCGGCGATGCCTGGCCCAGGAAAGCACCTGCGACAACCTCTTCGCGGCTCAGCGCCAGCGACATGGCCCGCCTGAAGTCGGGATTGCTGAACGGCTCCACGTTGGTGTTGACGTTGAGGCGCACCGAGTTGGTCGACTCCACCGCCTTGGTGGTGACGTTGTCCATACGCGAAAGCTGCAGCATGCTTTCGGCGCTGGGGAACATCAGGTCGATCTGCCCCGAAAGCAGGCCGGCGATCTGGGCCGACTGTTCCGGCATGTAGCGAACGGTCAGCTCCGCGACCTTGGCCGCCTTGTCCTGATTCCAATAGTGCTCGTTGCGCCGCAGGACCAGTTCCTGGTTAGGGCTGTAGGACACCATCGCGAAGGGACCGGTGCCCATCATTTCCAGCTTGGGATCGTGCTGCTCCAGCCAGGCCTTGCTCATGATGGCCGAGCCGACAACGAAGGGGCTGCCGAGGTTCAGCAGGAAACCGGCATCCGACTGCGACAGCGTGAAACGAACAACGCCCGGAGCGACCGCAACCACCGAGTCCAGCGACTTGAAACGGTCCTGCGCGTAGGGGAGCCCCTCGGCGGCCAGGCGTTCGAAGGACGCAACGACATCTTCGGCGGTGACTGCGCTGCCGTCGGAGAACTTGGCGCCGTCGCGCAGCGTGAAATCGTAGGTCTTGCCGTCGTCGCTGACCGTCCAGGACGTCGCCAGAACCGGCTCGAGCGACCCGTCGAGATTGGCCCGCAGCAACCCTTCGTAGGCGAGCTGCCACATGTACCAGGTACGGATCTGGGAAGACTGGATGGGGTCGAAGGTCTGCGGCGGCACGTCCTCTGCCACAATCAGCCTCGCCGCGTCCTGCGCGACCGACACAGAGGCGGAAGTTATCGCAAGAACACCTGCCAAGGCACATCTTAGGATGCCTCGAAATCGAAACGTCATCGCTTTGGTTCCCTTCTGGAGTTCCGGTTCACATCGTGCACTTCGGCTGCGGCAACCCGCCCGCCGTTTCCGAGATCGGACTGCGAGCAGCCCTGAACGCGGCTCCCAGCCGCCCGCGTTCTCCTTCAGGCCATGGGGAGGGTCGTGTCTCAGGCGCGGAGTCCCTGGGGGCTGTCCGCCTGGTTGACCGGCCCGTGGCCGAAGTTCGTCTTGCGTGGCCTGCTCCGGTGCGCCGCGCGCTCATGGCCGGGCGACCCTTCAAACTTCAGTAGCCGGACACCGGCAGCGTGACCGTCACGATATCGGTCATCGCTTCCAGCGTGTGACGGCCGCCGATCCGGCCAATGCCGCTCTGCGTTCCACTCCCGCCGCCGAAGGGGATGTGGAGTTCCCAGAAATTATTGCGTTCGTTGATATTGATGATTCCGGCGCGGAGCCGGCTGGCCATGGCCATCGCCTCACCGAGATCCTTGGAGAAGATCCCCATGCTGAGCCCGTAGTCGCCGTCCGGCGCCACCTCCATGATCGCCGCGTCGCCGTCGAGGGCGAGGATCGGCA
The sequence above is drawn from the Pelagibius sp. CAU 1746 genome and encodes:
- a CDS encoding ABC transporter substrate-binding protein, with the protein product MAEDVPPQTFDPIQSSQIRTWYMWQLAYEGLLRANLDGSLEPVLATSWTVSDDGKTYDFTLRDGAKFSDGSAVTAEDVVASFERLAAEGLPYAQDRFKSLDSVVAVAPGVVRFTLSQSDAGFLLNLGSPFVVGSAIMSKAWLEQHDPKLEMMGTGPFAMVSYSPNQELVLRRNEHYWNQDKAAKVAELTVRYMPEQSAQIAGLLSGQIDLMFPSAESMLQLSRMDNVTTKAVESTNSVRLNVNTNVEPFSNPDFRRAMSLALSREEVVAGAFLGQASPAMQIPSAYSWAPALSELKYHRQDIAKAKELLAKAGYPDGIDITLNHLAGYATYLDRFAEIVKTNLAQIGIRVTIEANQTAVWLDKQNKANYEIMTNEYAYQADPLFYLMPRPGRQGPTPPEMQALIDKARSGPADEYTANLSALQLMQDDLVFPDIAVAARNAWVAYSGKIEPGSVNPEAILSRTFLVDVAIK